The following DNA comes from Anopheles coustani chromosome 2, idAnoCousDA_361_x.2, whole genome shotgun sequence.
CGTAAACAGCATCCCTCGTGGGGTGGCACACGATCGTTTAATTGTCCATTTATGCCCAATCCCATACCGCCGGCGTTTGCATTCATGATCGTGTAGGAAATACCCTTTACCCAAGTTCTCAACCGCATTAGTCTCTACCCCTACCGATAGCGTAGCATCGAGTGACATCCACACCGTCCAACGATTCCGACTCACGAGAGTCTTCTAACTTTCGCCCTTGACATTCGTTACCTTGGTTGTGCGTTACGAATCAAAGCCGCCgttttacaacaaaaaaaaaagcttcactgtggggggtttgttttgttgcggTAAAACATATGGGGCCGACTCCGACACTGACCCACATTGTCAGCCGATGCGCTCGCGATCTCCGTGTCGTAATGGATTAGATATGTCAGAGTCGCACAAAACGACTAAACCAACCCAAATGAAACACAAATGCGGGAGACGCTTTTCGGGTGTCAAGCAAAGCCACGACGAACCTAGcgataatatttatttaatttagttGAACCGAAGAAGACTTCTTTGTAGCAATAAGCCCAGTATGCTCAAAAGCTACGTCGCCTAAGAATGTAGTTCATTCCGTTGGTCTGTTCATTACAATGCTTGGCTCCCTACGACGACAGTGTGATCTTCAGCGTCCATCCGTGGCGCAGCTTGAGCTGATCGATTTCATTCTTGACCGGAAACTCCACCACAATCCCTTCGCTGGATGGCTTCCACTAGGgaccaaaaggaaaaacgttaTCGTTAGTTGATAGGGTAAGCAGGAGGAACCGAAACATTAATGCACGATCACACCTCCAGTGCTGTTGGGTAGCCGAGCATCGTTATCTGCACGATCTTCCACACGTCGTTGCTGAAGACTCCCAGGTTCACGGAGTTAGTAGCATACGGATAGTCCAACACGATCGCATAAACCGTGGTGCCAACAGACGTGCGCTTGGTGAGCTTCATTGGTGAGGATTCGTAGACCGACAGAGAGTTTTCGGAAGGAGTTGTGTACCATACGCTTCCGGTGCTCGTGTCATTTTGATACAACCAAGGGCGAGTTTCGTAGATCGCTTCCCCATTCACCTTTAGCCAGCTGTGAGAGGAAATTAGCGGAAAAATTCTGCCGGTAAGCAACAAAGGGGCAACTCTCCGAGGTCACATACTTACCGCCCCATCTCCACCAGGCGTTCGGCAAAGATCGGCTCGATAGTACCCTCCTTCGTGGGGCCAACGTTGACAAGAATATTTCCGCCGCAGCTAACGGTGCTCACGATCTTTGCGATCAACTCGTCCGTGCTGATAAAGTCCTCCACCCGGGCATTGGTCCGATGAGCCCAGCTGAGCTTATCGAGTTTCTCCATGTGTTCCCACTTATGCCTATCCAGCACACCCGTCTTGGCAAAGTTGGAGCACGAGCGAAAATCTCCGTGCAAGCATTCCACTCCTTTGCCCCAGATATCGTTTGTCACGATCGTGTCCTTTACGGGGCTCTCGTTGTACAGCCAGGCGATCAATTCCTTCGTCCTCCAGTACTCGATCGGTGACATCCAGTCGTTGGCATAGAACAGATCCGGACGGTAGGTGTTGACGAGCTCCTTCAACTCTGGTACCATTTTCTTATCTACGAAATTACGCCATTGAAACGCGTTATTCTTATCATCAATATACAGAGGGTTGAACCACTCGAACAGCGAATAGAATACACCGAACTTTAGCTTCCCGTTCTCCCGAATCGCATCGGCCAGCTCGCCCAAAACGTCCCGATGTGGCCCCACGTCGACCGCGTTCCACCCGAAAGAGTATCGGGATGGCCACAGGGTGTATCCATCGTGGTGTTTACCCGTTAGCACCACGTATTTGGCACCGGACCGTTCGAAAAGGTCAACCCACTCGGCGGCATCGAAATATCGCGCCGTAAAGTCACTCGCGAATTCCTGATACGTAAAACCTGGCTTGTAGTTTTTCCGCATGTACTGGACAAACTTTGGCGATTTATTCACCTTCCAGTGATACCAGAACCACGCGGCGGTATTACCGGACCCATAACTTGGCACCGAGTACACACCCCAGTGTATCATGATGCCCACCTTGGCATCGTCGTACCACTGGGGAAGGGGACGAGAGTCCAGGCTCTCCCATGTCGATTCGTACCTAAGGGCGGTAACGGCGCAAACCACCAGGCTCAGGATTGCTAAAGACAACCGTACCGAACACATTGCTGATAGAAACTGACTGGTACTCGGCCGCTTCTCGATGACCTCTGGTTTTCGACGCAAAGAACGTTTTCATTTCGCTTCTAATAGCATCTCATATTgtccaatcaaatcaaactgcTGATAAGATGAGCAACAGTGTTTTGCAACATAACTTCCATCAGAATTTGTTCTATTCCTTCATTTTAGCTTAGATAACAATACGTTTGTTTTGACGACCCAGGTTTGAGATTATTTAATCACCTCAATTATGCTCCTTTAAGAAAACATTAGTCTTAGCTACTCTTATTTATCGCTCCTGCTGAACAgcgtaattaatttttaacaatttcattACCAagattattatatattttttatgttttcagcAACCCAAGTATTATACACTTCGTTGTAATGTATGATAAATAATGTAGTTAATTACAAGCTCTAAAATATCACTTTGAAATCGGTGCACTAAAACTTGAGATATCAGAattggtaaaacaaaaacaaccactTTGAAGGGAGTTGAAAATAAGCTTTACAACATGTTTACTCCACGT
Coding sequences within:
- the LOC131264972 gene encoding putative alpha-L-fucosidase, yielding MCSVRLSLAILSLVVCAVTALRYESTWESLDSRPLPQWYDDAKVGIMIHWGVYSVPSYGSGNTAAWFWYHWKVNKSPKFVQYMRKNYKPGFTYQEFASDFTARYFDAAEWVDLFERSGAKYVVLTGKHHDGYTLWPSRYSFGWNAVDVGPHRDVLGELADAIRENGKLKFGVFYSLFEWFNPLYIDDKNNAFQWRNFVDKKMVPELKELVNTYRPDLFYANDWMSPIEYWRTKELIAWLYNESPVKDTIVTNDIWGKGVECLHGDFRSCSNFAKTGVLDRHKWEHMEKLDKLSWAHRTNARVEDFISTDELIAKIVSTVSCGGNILVNVGPTKEGTIEPIFAERLVEMGRWLKVNGEAIYETRPWLYQNDTSTGSVWYTTPSENSLSVYESSPMKLTKRTSVGTTVYAIVLDYPYATNSVNLGVFSNDVWKIVQITMLGYPTALEWKPSSEGIVVEFPVKNEIDQLKLRHGWTLKITLSS